The Helianthus annuus cultivar XRQ/B chromosome 16, HanXRQr2.0-SUNRISE, whole genome shotgun sequence genome includes a window with the following:
- the LOC110915674 gene encoding transcription repressor KAN1, with protein MPLEGIFIEPPPPPSSSPSTSLPDLSLNISLPNSSSLSSSVRPGHIDSPSKSHTAQQPSYTYLSLTNPSTSLAQRDQDNPQNMFPHHHHHQNINQNHINQGVSLLDVSDCLRPIKGIPVYHNHQFPFLPNLDHSSMDKDPKMCFYPSSSTSTSPYNFGANSGTHMPFMNHGLNGPASPGYRVPGTCGTIGGVSRFNGYYQNYGTGGPTSHEISHGLMRSRFLPKLPAKRSMRAPRMRWTSTLHSRFVHAVELLGGHERATPKSVLELMDVKDLTLAHVKSHLQMYRTVKTTDKPAASSGQSDGSGEDDISTTGSGGLRRFSDQGGSSADQQESDYPNFSAAAATTTGTTLWSNSSSNREGWLHTNSEMNDLGPSSTSIRQQNGSHLVEVCDPSRSSSCIGLSSDHKNPSLEFTLGRPDWLQKERD; from the exons ATGCCCTTGGAAGGGATTTTCAtagaaccaccaccaccaccatcttcatccCCTTCAACTTCACTTCCTGATCTCTCTCTCAACATTAGCCTCCCAAATTCTTCTTCTTTATCCTCCTCGGTTCGGCCCGGTCATATCGATTCGCCTTCGAAATCCCACACCGCGCAACAACCGTCCTATACCTACCTCTCCCTCACAAACCCATCAACAAGTTTAGCCCAAAGAGATCAAGACAACCCACAAAATATGTtcccacatcatcatcatcatcaaaacatTAACCAAAATCATATAAACCAAGGGGTTTCATTACTTGATGTTTCTGACTGTTTGAGGCCAATTAAAGGGATCCCAGTATATCACAACCATCAGTTTCCTTTTTTGCCTAATTTGGACCACTCATCTATGGACAAAGATCCAAAGATGTGTTTCTATCCATCATCTTCTACATCTACTTCACCTTATAACTTTGGTGCTAATTCCGGAACACACATGCCCTTTATGAACCATGGACTCAATGGTCCTGCTTCTCCAGGTTATCGTGTGCCTGGAACCTGTGGAACCATTGGTGGTGTATCAAGATTTAATGGTTACTACCAAAACTATGGAACCGGTGGGCCCACATCTCATGAAATCTCACATGGGTTGATGAGATCAAGGTTTCTACCAAAGCTTCCGGCTAAGAGGAGCATGAGGGCACCCAGGATGCGATGGACTAGCACCCTTCACTCGAGGTTCGTTCATGCGGTTGAGCTTCTTGGAGGACATGAAA ggGCTACACCAAAATCAGTTTTGGAGTTAATGGATGTTAAAGATCTTACACTTGCTCATGTCAAGAGTCATTTACAG ATGTATAGAACTGTCAAAACAACTGACAAACCTGCAGCTTCCTCAG GCCAATCTGATGGATCCGGAGAAGACGATATCTCAACCACAGGAAGCGGTGGGCTAAGGCGTTTCTCGGATCAAGGAGGATCATCTGCTGATCAGCAAGAATCCGATTACCCTAATTTCTCCGCTGCCGCAGCCACCACCACTGGCACAACCCTCTGGAGCAATTCTTCAAG CAATAGAGAGGGATGGCTACACACAAACAGTGAAATGAATGATCTTGGACCCTCATCTACCTCGATTCGACAACAGAATGGCAGTCATCTAGTCGAG GTATGTGATCCTTCAAGATCAAGTAGCTGCATTGGATTAAGTTCAGACCACAAAAACCCGAGCTTAGAGTTCACCTTGGGCAGACCCGATTGGCTTCAAAAAGAACGTGACTGA